In Acidianus brierleyi, one genomic interval encodes:
- a CDS encoding CoB--CoM heterodisulfide reductase iron-sulfur subunit A family protein: MVNEKVLVIGSGPAGLSATKELTNMGVDVVLVEKESYLGGTPKKLKYSLLFPELRPASEVLDPMIKTVQESKIKTYMESIVDGVKQEDKGFTVSIKDKTGKITSEKVNAIIAASGFEHFDSRRKYEYGYGIVPNIYQISDIERMLSENKLVTTKGTPPKRVAILLCVGSRDATVGNTYCSRVCCAVSVKQAMEIKERIPDAVVHIYYMDIRTYGLMEDKLYWKSQLEYRVGYIRGRISEFMRGPNDTVIIKGEDTMNLNRALVVPYDMVILANGMELGLGSKQVAKALGLEFEEHGFIKPLDPDRLPVQSTKKGIFLAGALTGPKTISDSITEGSAAAMKAYEYVTKGIWEDSDFAKRKIEVAQH; this comes from the coding sequence TTGGTAAATGAAAAAGTTCTCGTGATTGGATCTGGTCCAGCAGGTCTTTCAGCTACAAAGGAATTAACAAATATGGGAGTTGACGTAGTATTAGTAGAGAAAGAATCGTATCTTGGAGGAACACCTAAAAAATTAAAATATAGTCTCCTATTTCCAGAACTTAGACCAGCCTCAGAAGTTTTAGATCCTATGATAAAGACTGTTCAAGAAAGCAAAATAAAGACTTACATGGAAAGCATAGTTGATGGAGTAAAGCAGGAAGACAAAGGCTTTACAGTTTCAATAAAAGATAAAACAGGAAAGATAACATCAGAAAAAGTTAACGCTATAATAGCCGCATCTGGTTTTGAACATTTTGATTCTAGAAGAAAATATGAATATGGTTATGGTATAGTTCCTAATATATATCAAATTTCAGATATAGAAAGGATGCTTTCAGAAAACAAACTTGTAACTACAAAAGGAACTCCACCTAAAAGAGTAGCTATATTACTCTGTGTAGGTTCAAGGGATGCAACAGTAGGGAATACATACTGTTCTAGAGTATGTTGTGCAGTATCAGTAAAGCAAGCTATGGAAATAAAGGAAAGAATACCAGATGCAGTAGTTCATATTTACTACATGGATATAAGGACATATGGTTTAATGGAAGATAAGCTATATTGGAAATCACAGTTAGAGTACAGAGTAGGTTACATAAGGGGTAGAATTTCAGAGTTTATGAGAGGACCAAACGATACTGTAATAATAAAGGGAGAAGATACTATGAATTTGAATAGAGCCCTAGTAGTTCCATACGATATGGTTATCTTAGCTAACGGAATGGAATTAGGTTTAGGATCAAAACAAGTAGCTAAAGCTTTAGGCCTAGAATTCGAGGAACATGGATTTATAAAACCATTAGACCCAGACAGATTACCAGTACAATCCACTAAGAAAGGAATATTCTTAGCTGGAGCATTAACTGGTCCTAAAACAATTTCTGATTCTATAACAGAAGGTTCTGCAGCAGCTATGAAAGCATATGAATACGTAACAAAGGGTATCTGGGAAGACTCAGATTTCGCCAAGAGAAAAATTGAGGTGGCACAACATTAG
- a CDS encoding 4Fe-4S dicluster domain-containing protein, with protein MPIPELEKPIIKGLIEKNKVVIDGVELDGTWNAFMIERTQTGYDPSVWDEIADTVEGNTISLCWQCGTCTSGCTMREYDPNYSPRRFIDLARKGDKQSLIELQDSLWRCVSCQKCTHRCPKGVLVEEVVHSIHNYMLKHGLVKTDPGTVFDELFLDAVMKNGGRISELILGGASAKAGFVTLSIKDLLTMTGPLLKSGLIKDLMKPNRVKNWDKIKPVLEEAMKEEVKPE; from the coding sequence TTGCCAATACCCGAACTTGAAAAACCCATAATTAAAGGTTTAATTGAAAAAAATAAGGTAGTAATAGATGGAGTAGAGCTTGACGGGACATGGAACGCATTCATGATAGAGAGAACACAGACAGGCTACGATCCTTCAGTATGGGACGAAATAGCGGATACTGTGGAAGGTAATACTATATCCTTATGCTGGCAGTGCGGTACATGTACTTCTGGATGTACCATGAGAGAATATGATCCTAACTATAGTCCTAGACGTTTTATTGATTTAGCAAGAAAAGGTGATAAGCAGAGTCTCATAGAACTACAAGATAGCTTATGGAGATGTGTATCGTGCCAAAAATGTACTCATAGATGTCCAAAGGGAGTTCTAGTAGAAGAAGTGGTTCATTCTATTCATAATTACATGTTAAAACATGGGTTAGTAAAAACAGATCCAGGAACAGTTTTTGACGAACTATTCCTTGACGCCGTTATGAAAAATGGAGGAAGAATATCCGAACTTATTCTTGGTGGAGCATCAGCCAAAGCAGGATTCGTGACATTAAGTATAAAGGATCTACTTACAATGACAGGTCCATTATTAAAATCTGGGTTAATTAAAGATTTAATGAAACCAAATAGAGTAAAGAATTGGGATAAGATAAAACCAGTATTAGAAGAAGCAATGAAAGAGGAGGTGAAACCAGAATGA
- a CDS encoding CoB--CoM heterodisulfide reductase iron-sulfur subunit B family protein, whose product MSTYGKVAFYPGCALDGLGKGYEVSLKLVAQDLGLEYEKIEDYNCCGALEVKNVNTMAGLLLPARNLSLARNMGANAIMSACPGCHYSLSRTQYFMTRYPKLAAKVNAYLEKMGEKSYDNQLLMIHAVEFFYNTVGPEGIKSRVKRPLEGLKVAPYYGCLYTRPKAYTLTGYMKLKDDPERPIFMDELLKALGAEVVPFEAKTMCCGGPHVYSDAPTSIHLEARILKEAKRNGAEVLVTDCPLGHVAIETNMNKIAEKYGEELRMPLAYFTQLMAFAFGHSPDEALLTANLTNPMSVLKRYL is encoded by the coding sequence ATGAGCACATATGGTAAAGTAGCGTTCTATCCAGGCTGCGCATTAGATGGACTAGGCAAAGGATACGAAGTATCATTAAAATTAGTAGCTCAAGATCTAGGGTTAGAATACGAAAAAATTGAAGATTATAACTGTTGTGGAGCGTTAGAAGTTAAGAACGTAAATACTATGGCTGGACTCTTACTTCCTGCTAGAAATCTATCATTAGCTAGAAATATGGGAGCTAATGCTATAATGTCAGCTTGTCCAGGATGTCATTACTCATTATCTAGAACTCAATACTTTATGACAAGATATCCTAAATTAGCAGCTAAAGTTAATGCATACTTAGAAAAAATGGGAGAAAAATCTTACGATAATCAATTATTAATGATTCATGCTGTAGAATTCTTCTACAACACAGTAGGCCCAGAAGGAATAAAATCTAGAGTTAAGAGACCACTAGAAGGACTTAAAGTAGCTCCATATTACGGTTGTCTATATACAAGGCCCAAAGCATATACTCTTACTGGCTACATGAAGCTAAAAGACGATCCAGAGAGACCAATATTTATGGATGAGCTATTGAAAGCTTTAGGTGCTGAAGTGGTTCCATTTGAAGCTAAAACCATGTGTTGTGGAGGCCCGCATGTATATTCTGACGCTCCAACGTCAATTCATTTAGAAGCCAGAATATTAAAGGAGGCTAAGAGAAATGGTGCAGAAGTATTAGTTACTGATTGCCCACTAGGACACGTAGCTATAGAGACTAATATGAATAAAATTGCAGAAAAATATGGTGAAGAATTAAGGATGCCGTTAGCATACTTTACACAGCTAATGGCATTTGCATTTGGTCACAGTCCTGATGAAGCACTACTAACTGCTAACCTAACTAATCCAATGTCTGTACTCAAAAGATATTTATAA
- a CDS encoding YidH family protein encodes MTSPSDHFANERTFLAWVRTGIALIGFGFVIAKFALFLEILKGEKSIGGSVAYGEVMIILGGGVIAYGIYNYLRNEKDLFKNTYTPKTTENAMFALAVLLISIVLALLII; translated from the coding sequence ATGACTTCTCCATCAGACCATTTCGCTAATGAAAGAACGTTTTTAGCTTGGGTAAGAACTGGTATAGCATTAATAGGTTTTGGTTTTGTAATAGCAAAGTTTGCTTTGTTTTTAGAAATTCTTAAAGGTGAGAAATCTATTGGTGGATCAGTAGCATATGGTGAAGTAATGATAATTTTAGGGGGAGGCGTAATAGCTTATGGGATCTATAATTATTTGAGAAACGAGAAGGATCTATTTAAGAACACTTATACTCCTAAAACTACTGAAAACGCTATGTTTGCACTAGCAGTTCTGCTTATATCTATAGTTTTAGCGCTGTTAATCATTTAG
- a CDS encoding sodium:calcium antiporter produces MDFYTLSVLTAIIIALGFASESLARGTEELEKGLSQGIAGGLVLGFLTSLPETIFVIVAIIDKKYSVALGSAIGGNVVLFTFGIGLIGLAYFFKWKSKLRMKGDYKVENRFLILTTISMALIIVYGKLNIITAIPLFFIYIYYIFYRLNKRENREIDKINMKKALTYLSIGAIIIVTLSGFFVNYLYVTAKDFGISPAWLALVITPIASELEEKISALRLTFANSEGGSLAIVSFIGSKIENATVLLGLIGLFSSFNLNTTLPEIIAAFIANIIGLVTLLDGKLGAKESTFLMILYFFMIYVSFIFTK; encoded by the coding sequence ATGGATTTTTATACACTAAGCGTACTAACAGCTATAATAATTGCGTTAGGCTTTGCTTCGGAGTCTTTAGCTAGAGGAACTGAAGAATTAGAGAAAGGTTTAAGCCAAGGAATAGCAGGGGGCTTAGTTTTAGGGTTTCTAACGTCACTGCCTGAAACCATATTTGTTATTGTCGCAATAATAGATAAGAAATATTCAGTAGCTCTAGGATCAGCAATAGGAGGTAACGTCGTATTATTTACATTTGGAATAGGATTAATAGGTCTAGCCTACTTCTTTAAATGGAAATCTAAACTTAGAATGAAAGGAGATTATAAAGTTGAAAATAGATTTCTAATTTTAACAACAATAAGTATGGCATTGATAATAGTTTATGGGAAATTGAATATAATAACTGCTATACCGTTATTTTTCATTTATATATACTATATCTTCTATAGATTAAATAAGAGAGAAAATAGAGAAATTGATAAAATAAATATGAAAAAAGCATTAACGTATTTAAGTATAGGAGCCATAATAATAGTAACGCTTTCTGGTTTTTTTGTAAATTACCTTTATGTAACTGCAAAAGATTTTGGAATCTCTCCAGCTTGGTTAGCTCTAGTAATAACTCCAATAGCGAGTGAATTAGAAGAGAAAATTTCTGCTTTACGCTTAACTTTCGCTAATTCTGAAGGAGGATCTCTAGCCATTGTAAGTTTTATAGGAAGTAAAATAGAGAACGCAACTGTTCTCCTTGGTTTAATTGGCCTTTTTTCCAGTTTTAATCTTAATACTACATTACCAGAAATTATAGCTGCCTTTATAGCCAATATAATAGGACTAGTAACGTTACTAGATGGAAAATTAGGAGCTAAAGAGTCTACTTTCCTAATGATATTATACTTCTTTATGATATATGTTTCCTTTATATTTACTAAATGA
- a CDS encoding LOG family protein: MQIAIAAHSGEYNEEMKIKVKEFLEGVSNECKNPVLLLGGYWGLMKEVVDQACNLGLRVILLLPIENEDVSPPDSVIKIKTGMEYRARSIPLIRSSDAVVALGGGVGTEIEILMGYGMGKPVFVLSNTGFSTDKLIKAFPDYFDHREVVKVSYIDNPRELAKTLCSLKSSETKDFG, encoded by the coding sequence ATGCAGATAGCAATAGCTGCTCATAGTGGGGAGTACAATGAGGAAATGAAAATTAAAGTTAAAGAGTTTCTAGAAGGAGTTAGTAATGAATGTAAGAATCCAGTTCTTCTATTAGGAGGATATTGGGGACTAATGAAAGAGGTTGTCGATCAAGCGTGTAATTTAGGTTTAAGAGTAATACTCCTATTGCCAATAGAAAACGAAGACGTTAGTCCGCCAGATAGTGTTATAAAAATAAAGACTGGAATGGAATATAGGGCTAGGTCAATTCCTCTAATAAGATCTAGTGATGCAGTAGTAGCTTTAGGTGGAGGAGTTGGGACTGAAATCGAGATATTAATGGGGTATGGAATGGGAAAACCTGTTTTTGTATTGAGTAACACTGGCTTCAGTACCGACAAACTAATTAAGGCTTTTCCAGATTACTTTGATCATAGAGAGGTAGTAAAAGTTAGTTATATAGATAATCCTAGAGAATTAGCTAAAACTTTATGTTCTTTAAAGAGCAGCGAGACGAAAGATTTTGGGTAA
- a CDS encoding FAD-binding oxidoreductase, which yields MEIESLGIEYSKEERQDFSGFKVNPSFIFYPKNEHDVAKIVKFANNHKIPIVVWGAGTSLTGAVSCNGCILIDMKYMNNIIEINDVDWYVRVQPGINLEFLNKKLMEKGFFLPPDPASFFLCTVGGATSNSSGGMRGVKYGTFRDWVLALKVVLPDGNIVKLGEPLRKNRAGYDLVNLFVGSEGTLGVITEIWFRITPLPREKILTVLAYMKDLESAANVIIGLRKGKIIPEISEYMDNNVIKALNKNLNAGLEESEGGLMLISIEEKYLEDLKAILRDNSTKIIIAEGEEAERLYSIRAQSAIALRAEAKNMFVEDIVVPVSKLPEAILRLREIESKYKIKLPIVSHIGDGNLHPNILFDEMSNAQEVFEEIARIAIELGGSVSGEHGIGEQKAKVMAEQIKSHNGEEVLEIMYKIKGLIDPNNIMNPGKYVELAYKLR from the coding sequence ATGGAGATAGAAAGTTTAGGAATAGAATATTCTAAAGAGGAAAGACAAGATTTTTCTGGATTTAAGGTTAATCCATCATTTATCTTTTATCCAAAAAACGAACATGATGTAGCAAAAATAGTAAAATTTGCAAACAATCATAAAATTCCTATAGTAGTTTGGGGAGCGGGAACTAGTCTTACTGGAGCAGTAAGTTGTAATGGATGTATCTTAATTGATATGAAATATATGAATAACATTATAGAAATTAATGATGTAGATTGGTACGTAAGGGTTCAGCCTGGAATAAATTTAGAATTTTTAAACAAAAAATTAATGGAAAAGGGGTTTTTCTTACCTCCAGATCCTGCTAGTTTTTTCCTTTGTACAGTAGGAGGTGCTACTTCTAACTCTTCTGGCGGAATGAGAGGAGTAAAATATGGAACTTTTAGAGATTGGGTTCTGGCATTAAAGGTAGTTCTTCCAGACGGAAATATAGTTAAGCTAGGAGAACCACTAAGAAAAAATAGAGCAGGATATGATTTAGTTAACCTGTTTGTAGGCAGTGAAGGTACTTTAGGCGTAATCACTGAAATATGGTTTAGAATAACTCCATTACCTAGAGAAAAAATACTTACAGTTCTAGCATACATGAAAGACTTAGAAAGTGCTGCCAATGTAATAATAGGTTTAAGGAAAGGAAAAATAATTCCTGAAATATCGGAGTATATGGATAATAACGTTATTAAGGCGCTTAATAAGAATCTCAATGCAGGATTAGAAGAAAGTGAAGGAGGTCTAATGTTAATTTCTATCGAAGAAAAATATCTAGAAGATCTAAAAGCTATTCTGAGAGATAACTCAACAAAGATCATAATTGCAGAAGGTGAAGAAGCTGAAAGACTGTATTCTATTAGGGCACAATCAGCAATAGCACTTAGAGCGGAAGCAAAGAATATGTTTGTGGAAGACATAGTAGTCCCAGTATCTAAATTACCAGAAGCTATATTGAGGCTAAGAGAAATAGAAAGTAAGTATAAAATCAAACTTCCTATAGTTTCTCACATAGGAGACGGGAATCTTCATCCAAACATTTTATTTGACGAAATGAGTAATGCCCAAGAGGTATTTGAGGAAATAGCAAGAATAGCAATAGAATTAGGAGGTTCAGTTTCAGGAGAACATGGAATAGGAGAACAAAAGGCTAAAGTTATGGCAGAGCAAATAAAATCGCATAATGGCGAAGAAGTTCTTGAAATAATGTATAAAATAAAAGGGCTAATAGATCCTAACAATATAATGAATCCAGGAAAATATGTGGAACTAGCATATAAATTAAGGTAA
- a CDS encoding lysine exporter LysO family protein, with protein sequence MNFTITFILLYAISLAVGRKVKLPSVISDITVLLLIFSISFWGGNEVSTQAIERIVWISIVSSFIIVIITYFVGSFIRLKVKEGKIKLDWKTQVKYVLPLIFGFILGFLIKVNLPFGSIIDWELYLLAIVIGLSIGRDLKLEILKRISGIAIFSIFVAIFGGLISSIPLYFLGLRPFNLALSVSLGSGWYSYSGPIVAKYYGPIDGVIAFLINFLREQLTFSLVPLLLKLRSTPLGAIAVGGATSMDTTLGFYVDVLGYEYGIGAMINGVILTLIVPIVLPLILSL encoded by the coding sequence ATGAACTTCACTATAACTTTTATTTTGCTATATGCAATTTCTCTAGCGGTAGGAAGGAAAGTTAAGCTCCCATCAGTTATAAGTGATATTACAGTACTTCTATTGATATTTTCCATATCATTTTGGGGAGGTAACGAAGTATCTACTCAAGCAATAGAGAGAATAGTATGGATTTCTATAGTATCATCGTTTATTATAGTGATCATAACTTATTTTGTAGGTTCCTTTATAAGACTAAAGGTAAAAGAAGGAAAAATAAAGTTAGATTGGAAAACTCAAGTTAAATATGTATTACCTTTAATATTCGGTTTTATCTTAGGTTTTTTAATAAAGGTTAATTTACCATTTGGCTCAATTATAGACTGGGAGTTATATCTTTTAGCTATAGTCATAGGTTTAAGTATAGGTAGAGATCTAAAGCTAGAAATTCTTAAAAGAATAAGCGGAATTGCCATATTTTCCATATTTGTAGCAATATTTGGAGGTTTAATTTCTTCTATTCCACTTTACTTTTTAGGTCTACGACCTTTTAATTTAGCCCTTTCAGTATCTTTAGGCTCTGGATGGTACTCTTATTCTGGACCTATAGTTGCAAAGTATTATGGCCCAATTGACGGGGTTATAGCATTTCTAATAAACTTTCTCAGAGAACAATTAACTTTCTCACTAGTTCCATTACTCTTAAAATTAAGATCCACCCCCTTAGGCGCAATAGCAGTAGGAGGCGCAACATCTATGGATACTACATTAGGTTTCTATGTAGATGTCTTAGGATACGAATACGGAATAGGTGCGATGATTAATGGCGTTATTCTCACTCTCATAGTTCCTATTGTGCTCCCCTTGATTCTCTCTCTTTAG
- a CDS encoding MFS transporter yields MPMDMGFKYLVLSRILRSIGIIFVTLSSSLYLALIGVHLVIIGVIFAGVIGFSSILSLILGMFGDRKGYKNAIIIGDSFAVIGVLILSLSQNVLLIAIALIIAGIGGTAGGMRGVYSPGLTALVMSNWEYEKDRVNKIGILTSVASVSAIGGSLMLTIHSYLPFGAVGDYRFLFFVSFLMLLASLVSVFMVKEKPRPKKTTKIMKISSLKYISKVILANSFAGFGIGMAIPLLPLWFSLYYHASSALIGIVFTISYITTSLGSFMATRLSFESLRVASITRILNGVFLAIMALSPFFFLAALFYIIRGFNAGFGAPNRTAVNIRGVSSEDYGTASSLQGIATRASQMSSGLSGYLMEIDLPIPLFIGGIFQAVSGILYMKLLKRENQGEHNRNYESENNAINHRTYSVFVS; encoded by the coding sequence ATTCCAATGGATATGGGCTTCAAATATCTTGTTTTATCGAGGATTCTAAGAAGTATTGGTATAATATTCGTTACTTTATCATCTTCTCTGTATCTTGCGTTAATCGGAGTACATCTGGTAATTATTGGTGTAATATTTGCTGGAGTTATAGGATTTTCGTCTATACTTTCTTTGATCTTAGGAATGTTCGGAGATAGGAAAGGGTATAAAAACGCAATTATTATAGGCGATAGTTTTGCTGTTATAGGAGTTTTAATTCTTTCTTTATCACAAAATGTACTACTTATTGCTATAGCATTAATAATAGCAGGAATTGGAGGAACCGCTGGAGGTATGAGAGGAGTTTATTCTCCAGGATTAACTGCCTTAGTTATGAGCAATTGGGAATATGAGAAAGACAGGGTAAATAAAATAGGTATACTTACTTCAGTTGCTTCTGTTTCTGCTATAGGTGGCAGCTTAATGCTAACTATCCATTCTTATCTACCTTTTGGTGCAGTAGGTGATTATAGGTTTCTTTTCTTTGTTTCATTCTTGATGCTTTTAGCTTCATTAGTGAGTGTTTTTATGGTGAAAGAAAAGCCTAGACCTAAAAAGACTACTAAAATAATGAAAATTTCTAGTTTAAAATATATTTCCAAGGTAATATTGGCTAATTCTTTTGCAGGTTTTGGTATAGGTATGGCTATTCCATTACTACCTCTATGGTTTTCATTATATTATCATGCGTCTTCTGCATTGATCGGAATAGTCTTTACTATATCTTATATTACTACCTCTTTAGGATCTTTTATGGCAACTAGACTATCTTTTGAATCTCTAAGAGTTGCGTCAATAACAAGAATTTTAAATGGTGTATTCTTAGCTATAATGGCCTTATCTCCTTTCTTTTTCTTGGCAGCCTTATTTTATATTATAAGAGGATTTAATGCTGGTTTCGGTGCTCCAAATAGAACTGCAGTTAATATTAGAGGAGTTTCTTCTGAAGATTATGGTACAGCTTCAAGTTTACAAGGTATAGCAACTAGAGCCTCACAAATGAGTTCTGGACTTAGTGGATATTTAATGGAAATAGATCTTCCGATACCATTATTTATAGGTGGAATATTTCAAGCTGTTAGTGGAATACTTTATATGAAGCTTCTAAAGAGAGAGAATCAAGGGGAGCACAATAGGAACTATGAGAGTGAGAATAACGCCATTAATCATCGCACCTATTCCGTATTCGTATCCTAA
- a CDS encoding nucleotidyltransferase domain-containing protein produces the protein MQGTILENMELFRKATLFLRRNEVLAIIFFGSRVIGKYDKNSDLDVLVIIKDEAKGLNFNDVRLRFVKDTNIYLDTTIMTKKEFENNLTLGTVLMGVSIAFCVTYDKINIYEELVKWSNEIRKYGAVLELPYGKFIVGKTVRKCKVNFD, from the coding sequence TTGCAGGGAACTATCTTAGAAAATATGGAGTTATTTAGAAAAGCTACCTTATTTTTAAGAAGAAACGAGGTACTTGCCATAATATTCTTCGGAAGTAGAGTTATAGGTAAATATGATAAGAATTCTGATCTAGATGTATTGGTTATTATAAAGGACGAGGCCAAAGGATTGAATTTTAACGATGTTAGACTGAGGTTTGTTAAAGATACAAATATTTATTTAGATACTACCATTATGACAAAAAAGGAATTTGAAAATAACTTAACTCTTGGGACTGTTTTAATGGGAGTATCTATAGCATTTTGTGTTACATATGATAAGATTAATATTTATGAGGAATTAGTAAAATGGAGTAATGAGATAAGGAAATACGGTGCAGTGCTTGAACTGCCTTATGGAAAATTCATTGTTGGTAAAACCGTTAGAAAATGTAAAGTTAATTTTGACTGA
- a CDS encoding HEPN domain-containing protein: protein MIPPKFREYAKAFYNVAIKDNNRAKRALELKDYPECFFYSQQSVEKSVKAMLELKLIYKKEHDIIADASSNLQDLGNELDIVLNALDYLSGAWNISRYPFFNGNNITTPEEFVTEEMCRQGIEYSNEVIAIAGNYLRKYGVI from the coding sequence GTGATTCCTCCAAAGTTTAGGGAATATGCTAAAGCTTTCTACAATGTTGCAATAAAGGATAATAATAGAGCAAAAAGAGCCCTGGAACTTAAAGATTATCCTGAATGTTTCTTTTATTCTCAGCAATCTGTTGAAAAAAGTGTAAAAGCTATGTTAGAATTAAAATTAATATACAAAAAAGAACATGATATTATAGCAGATGCTTCAAGCAATTTACAGGATCTTGGAAACGAATTAGACATAGTTTTGAATGCATTAGATTATCTTTCTGGTGCATGGAACATATCTAGATACCCGTTTTTTAACGGAAATAATATAACTACTCCAGAAGAATTTGTGACTGAGGAAATGTGTAGACAAGGAATAGAGTATTCTAATGAGGTGATCGCAATTGCAGGGAACTATCTTAGAAAATATGGAGTTATTTAG
- a CDS encoding DUF3782 domain-containing protein, with protein sequence MSEDIVERIISDEKLLDKLVDKLYPKLKDDIVLKKIDELTSSIKALSNEISELKKVTQNNSDNIVLIWESNEKIWKEIQETNKRIESINEENKKIWQEIQAIKEENKKIWQEIQAIKEENKKIWQEIQAIKEENKKIWQEIQAIKEENKKIWQEIQAIKEENKKIWESIKETQESIRAIQEENRKIWESIERLNISFSSFTTRGGHYIERTIMEVYKEALKLHGIDPSNVTHTTIIDNIGIVQKGRKYEVDFYESNDAIYVFEIKNFGDEGAIEQLEIREKIFRSMYNKPVKLFLIANSIEKSVKEEAEKLGIKVIAGIIVE encoded by the coding sequence GTGAGCGAAGATATAGTAGAGAGAATAATTAGCGATGAGAAACTTTTGGATAAGTTAGTCGATAAACTTTATCCAAAACTTAAGGATGATATAGTCCTTAAGAAAATAGACGAGTTAACTTCGTCAATAAAAGCTTTGAGTAATGAAATTAGTGAACTAAAGAAAGTTACTCAAAACAATTCAGATAATATAGTATTAATTTGGGAAAGTAATGAAAAAATATGGAAAGAAATTCAAGAGACTAATAAAAGAATAGAGAGTATTAACGAGGAAAACAAGAAGATCTGGCAAGAAATTCAAGCGATCAAAGAGGAAAACAAGAAGATCTGGCAAGAAATTCAAGCGATCAAAGAGGAAAACAAGAAGATCTGGCAAGAAATTCAAGCGATCAAAGAGGAAAACAAGAAGATCTGGCAAGAAATTCAAGCGATCAAAGAGGAAAACAAGAAGATCTGGCAAGAAATTCAAGCGATCAAAGAGGAAAACAAGAAGATCTGGGAAAGTATAAAGGAGACTCAGGAATCTATAAGGGCTATCCAAGAAGAAAATAGAAAGATCTGGGAAAGTATTGAGAGGCTAAATATTTCATTTTCTTCTTTTACTACTAGAGGTGGACATTACATTGAAAGAACAATTATGGAGGTTTATAAAGAAGCATTAAAACTTCATGGAATAGATCCTTCAAATGTTACTCATACTACTATTATAGATAATATAGGCATTGTTCAGAAGGGCAGAAAATATGAAGTAGATTTCTATGAATCTAATGACGCAATCTACGTTTTTGAGATTAAGAATTTTGGAGATGAAGGAGCTATAGAGCAATTAGAAATAAGGGAAAAAATCTTCAGATCGATGTATAATAAGCCTGTTAAATTATTTTTAATAGCTAATTCCATAGAAAAATCTGTTAAAGAAGAGGCAGAGAAATTGGGAATAAAAGTGATAGCTGGAATAATTGTCGAATAA
- a CDS encoding transcriptional regulator, translating into MELEKLIKLLKDNKTLNVSVRLGILLGLYYTRSAWFKELLEATKLNKAELYQHLRVLHREGYIDINYVPTVEGKRIKVLITKKGEGVVKQYLELLGG; encoded by the coding sequence ATGGAGCTAGAGAAGTTAATAAAACTGCTGAAGGATAATAAGACATTGAACGTTAGCGTTAGGTTAGGAATCTTATTAGGACTTTATTATACAAGGTCTGCATGGTTTAAGGAATTGTTAGAAGCTACTAAGTTAAATAAGGCTGAACTCTATCAGCATTTAAGAGTCTTACATAGGGAGGGGTATATAGACATAAACTACGTTCCTACTGTTGAGGGTAAGAGGATAAAAGTTTTAATAACTAAAAAAGGCGAAGGAGTTGTAAAACAATACCTCGAATTATTGGGAGGATAA